The Pogona vitticeps strain Pit_001003342236 chromosome 6, PviZW2.1, whole genome shotgun sequence genome contains a region encoding:
- the LOC110089575 gene encoding olfactory receptor 11G2-like, which produces MDLLNGTTVQEFVLLGFRTGQQGRLLLFTFFVAAYTFTLVENFIIIMVITQDAHLARLPMYILLSNFSWLEMCYVSATMPRMLFDLSSPGGVISFHACFLQFYIFFSLGTSECLFLSAMALDRCLAICHPLRYPQIMSKDFCHSLVAACWVVGFLWYVAPVVLISRLSFCGLNTIDHFVCDSGQLLALACPPLGYLPLFCYIVTSSIVLATFLFIAASYASVIFTLVKTFSQSSGIKGFSTVSSHLVVVALFYGSVVAMYIGGRSGERHNENTKVMTLFYSTVAPLLNPLIYCLRNDQVKEALARLLRRKRVA; this is translated from the coding sequence ATGGATCTCCTCAACGGGACCACAGTGCAGGAGTTTGTTCTGCTCGGCTTCCGAACGGGCCAACAGGGGCGACTCCTGCTCTTCACTTTCTTCGTAGCAGCATACACCTTCACGTTGGTGGAgaacttcatcatcatcatggtcatCACTCAAGATGCTCACTTGGCCCGACTTCCTATGTACATCCTCCTAAGCAACTTCTCCTGGCTGGAGATGTGTTACGTGAGTGCCACCATGCCACGGATGCTCTTTGACTTGTCCTCGCCAGGTGGGGTCATCTCCTTCCATGCTTGTTTCCTCCAGTTTTACATCTTTTTCTCCTTGGGCACTAGCGAATGCCTCTTCCTCTCAGCCATGGCCTTGGATCGGTGTCTGGCCATCTGCCACCCACTGCGCTACCCACAAATCATGTCCAAAGATTTCTGCCATAGCTTGGTAGCTGCTTGTTGGGTGGTTGGCTTCCTATGGTATGTAGCACCTGTGGTTTTGATCTCCCGGTTGTCGTTCTGTGGTCTGAACACCATTGATCACTTCGTGTGTGATTCTGGGCAACTCCTTGCCTTGGCTTGCCCCCCATTGGGGTACCTCCCTCTCTTCTGCTACATCGTCACTTCTTCTATTGTCCTGGCCACTTTCCTCTTCATTGCTGCCTCTTACGCAAGCGTCATTTTCACCCTGGTGAAAACATTCAGCCAAAGTAGTGGCATCAAAGGCTTTTCTACCGTGTCTTCCCACCTCGTGGTGGTGGCACTTTTTTACGGATCTGTGGTCGCTATGTATATCGGAGGACGCAGCGGAGAAAGACACAATGAGAACACCAAAGTGATGACTCTGTTCTACTCCACAGTTGCCCCGCTGCTGAATCCTCTGATTTATTGTCTCAGGAATGATCAAGTGAAGGAAGCATTGGCCAGGCTTTTGAGAAGGAAGAGGGTGGCTTAA